A genomic segment from Janthinobacterium sp. 64 encodes:
- a CDS encoding ferritin-like domain-containing protein, which produces MTLTSVEIPAGIDTAAIRAAAKNLDDGAVTAGYQADRQELITLLNGALATELVCIARYKRHYYTVSGRDNGSIKAEFLEHAQQEQEHADWLAERIVQLNGKPDFNPATLLARSHAEYDDSEDVQSMVRANLIAERVAIESYRQMIVKIGDKDPTTRHLLIKIMAVEEEHADDMRDLME; this is translated from the coding sequence ATGACACTAACATCTGTTGAGATTCCAGCTGGCATCGACACGGCCGCCATCCGCGCGGCCGCAAAAAACCTGGACGACGGCGCCGTGACGGCCGGCTACCAGGCCGATCGCCAGGAGTTGATCACTCTGCTGAATGGGGCCCTGGCCACCGAACTGGTGTGTATTGCGCGATATAAACGCCATTACTACACCGTGAGCGGGCGCGACAATGGCAGCATCAAGGCCGAGTTTCTGGAACACGCGCAGCAGGAGCAGGAACACGCCGACTGGCTGGCCGAACGCATCGTGCAATTGAATGGCAAGCCAGATTTTAATCCTGCGACATTGCTTGCACGTAGCCATGCCGAGTATGATGACTCCGAAGACGTGCAAAGCATGGTGCGTGCCAATCTGATCGCGGAACGGGTGGCGATCGAGTCGTATCGCCAGATGATCGTGAAAATTGGCGACAAAGATCCGACCACACGCCATTTGTTGATCAAAATCATGGCTGTCGAGGAAGAGCACGCCGATGATATGCGCGATCTAATGGAATAG
- a CDS encoding lmo0937 family membrane protein, which produces MLYTIAVVLIILWLLGLVTSYTIGGFIHILLVVAVIMVLLRLISGRGL; this is translated from the coding sequence ATGCTGTATACAATCGCCGTCGTACTCATTATTCTTTGGCTGCTGGGCCTGGTAACTTCCTATACCATTGGCGGCTTCATCCACATCCTGCTGGTGGTCGCCGTGATCATGGTGCTGCTGCGCCTGATCAGCGGGCGCGGTTTATAG
- a CDS encoding Crp/Fnr family transcriptional regulator, with product MGTPAGALDAGNRLLASLPEHDLRHLTALFESVTVEVGEVLYEPGQPIGHIYFPGDCLISLLAVAEGRMTLEVGSVGREGVLGASVALGHELAQVRAVVQRSGTASRIGRAAFCAEFAQLESLQRLLYRYTDTLLAQAIQIAVCSRFHVLEARLARSLLITRDRLQSEKFHLTHEFLAHTLGVRRVGVTKAASALQQQKLITYSRGNIEILDSAGLEAVSCRCYELVKDSGAIGMANVFV from the coding sequence ATGGGCACGCCTGCGGGCGCGCTTGATGCCGGTAACCGCTTGCTGGCCAGCCTGCCCGAGCACGACTTGCGGCACCTGACGGCGCTGTTCGAGAGCGTCACGGTCGAGGTGGGCGAGGTACTGTACGAACCAGGCCAGCCTATCGGCCACATCTATTTCCCCGGCGACTGCCTGATCTCGCTGCTGGCCGTGGCGGAAGGGCGCATGACCCTGGAAGTGGGCTCCGTCGGCCGCGAAGGCGTGCTGGGCGCTTCCGTCGCGCTCGGTCATGAGCTGGCGCAAGTGCGTGCCGTCGTGCAACGATCCGGTACGGCCAGCCGCATCGGGCGGGCCGCGTTCTGCGCCGAGTTCGCCCAGCTCGAATCCCTGCAGCGTTTGCTGTACCGCTACACGGACACCTTGCTGGCGCAAGCCATCCAGATTGCCGTGTGCAGCCGCTTTCACGTGCTTGAGGCACGCCTGGCCCGTTCGCTGCTGATCACGCGCGACCGCCTGCAGTCGGAAAAATTTCACCTGACGCATGAATTCCTCGCCCATACCCTGGGCGTGCGGCGGGTCGGCGTGACCAAGGCCGCCAGCGCGCTGCAACAGCAAAAACTGATTACCTACAGCCGCGGCAATATCGAGATCCTCGATTCCGCCGGCCTGGAAGCCGTTTCCTGCCGCTGCTACGAGCTGGTCAAGGACAGCGGCGCCATCGGCATGGCCAACGTCTTCGTCTGA
- a CDS encoding DUF883 family protein: MLENNITTVNNDVKTLVKDAQALFSAAAALTGEKADEVRVKGMKTLDAALAKAHEAQASAIVATKQMAAQADGYVKENPWRTVAVAAGVGVLVGFILGRK; encoded by the coding sequence ATGTTGGAAAACAATATCACCACCGTCAATAACGATGTCAAAACCCTGGTCAAGGATGCGCAAGCCCTGTTCAGCGCCGCTGCCGCCCTGACGGGCGAAAAAGCCGATGAAGTGCGCGTCAAGGGCATGAAAACCCTGGACGCCGCTCTGGCCAAGGCGCATGAAGCGCAAGCGTCGGCCATCGTTGCCACCAAGCAGATGGCTGCCCAGGCGGACGGCTATGTCAAGGAAAACCCATGGCGCACCGTGGCCGTCGCCGCCGGCGTCGGCGTGCTGGTCGGCTTCATCCTGGGCCGCAAGTAA
- a CDS encoding OmpA family protein: MKKATYTTIPGLLAMAALVAACSSAPTTTSLLDQTRGDYMAAQSNPLVSTYAPREFREASAALEAANAAATRQDDSEKVDKLAYLAKQKIATAQEVAKQKAAEADVANAGKQRDQLRLDARTQQADQATARAQSAQADAEAAKAQAQAAEASARDAQARAAGLEAQLADLAAKKTERGMVITLGDVLFGTDKANLTADGANTARKLADVLKNNPQRTVLIEGFTDSTGGSAHNLELSQRRAESVRNALLEQGISRDRIATKGYGAAYPAAGNDTVANRQLNRRVEIVLSEDNTAIPARR; this comes from the coding sequence ATGAAAAAAGCTACCTACACCACCATTCCCGGCCTGCTGGCCATGGCCGCTTTAGTTGCCGCCTGCAGCTCCGCACCGACCACCACCAGTCTGCTCGACCAGACGCGCGGCGACTACATGGCGGCGCAATCGAACCCGCTGGTATCGACCTATGCGCCACGCGAATTCCGCGAAGCGAGCGCTGCGCTGGAAGCGGCGAACGCGGCCGCCACGCGCCAGGATGACAGTGAAAAGGTCGACAAGCTGGCCTATCTGGCCAAGCAAAAGATAGCCACGGCACAAGAGGTAGCCAAGCAGAAAGCCGCAGAAGCCGATGTCGCCAACGCCGGCAAGCAGCGCGATCAGTTGCGCCTCGATGCGCGCACGCAGCAGGCCGACCAGGCCACGGCCCGCGCCCAGTCGGCGCAAGCCGATGCGGAAGCGGCCAAGGCGCAGGCGCAAGCGGCCGAAGCGTCGGCCCGCGATGCGCAAGCCCGCGCCGCCGGACTCGAAGCGCAGCTGGCCGACCTGGCCGCCAAGAAAACCGAGCGCGGCATGGTCATCACCCTCGGTGACGTGCTGTTTGGCACGGACAAGGCGAACCTGACGGCCGATGGCGCAAATACGGCGCGCAAGCTGGCCGACGTACTAAAAAACAACCCGCAACGCACCGTGCTGATCGAAGGTTTTACGGATAGCACGGGCGGTTCCGCGCATAACCTGGAATTGTCGCAACGCCGCGCCGAATCCGTGCGCAATGCATTGCTGGAACAAGGCATCAGCCGCGACCGCATCGCCACGAAAGGCTACGGCGCCGCCTATCCGGCCGCTGGCAATGACACGGTGGCAAACCGCCAGCTGAATCGCCGGGTGGAAATCGTGCTGTCGGAAGATAACACCGCCATTCCCGCCCGCCGTTAA
- a CDS encoding glycine zipper 2TM domain-containing protein, with translation MTTTTKSLHPLVLAAAVAVLLFCGVGTAALMGWLPSSQGDSQPLAAGTSAEQMASLQANQPPANLQPAGAQALAAQPPQQPVRQPQPQQPQQQPQQQYAAAPAPQVCSNCGVIEAIHEVNTRAEGSGVGAAGGAVVGGLLGNQVGGGHGKQLATVLGAVGGAVAGNQIEGSVRATRSYNIVVRLDNGKTRTVHQSAAPNWRQGDRVRVVNGSLRAMG, from the coding sequence ATGACTACCACCACCAAATCCCTCCATCCACTGGTGCTTGCCGCCGCCGTCGCCGTCCTGCTGTTTTGCGGCGTCGGCACGGCGGCCCTGATGGGCTGGCTGCCTTCGTCCCAGGGCGATAGCCAGCCGCTGGCAGCCGGCACCTCGGCCGAGCAAATGGCCAGCCTGCAGGCGAACCAGCCGCCAGCGAACTTGCAGCCGGCCGGCGCGCAAGCGCTGGCAGCCCAGCCACCGCAGCAACCCGTGCGCCAGCCACAGCCTCAGCAGCCGCAGCAACAGCCACAGCAACAATATGCGGCAGCCCCGGCGCCGCAGGTGTGCAGCAATTGCGGCGTGATCGAAGCCATCCATGAAGTCAATACGCGCGCCGAAGGCAGCGGCGTGGGCGCGGCCGGCGGCGCCGTCGTCGGCGGCTTGCTGGGCAATCAGGTAGGCGGCGGCCACGGCAAGCAGCTGGCCACCGTGCTGGGCGCCGTGGGCGGCGCCGTGGCCGGCAACCAGATCGAAGGCAGCGTGCGCGCCACGCGCAGCTACAACATCGTCGTGCGCCTCGATAACGGCAAGACGCGCACCGTGCACCAGAGCGCCGCGCCGAACTGGCGCCAGGGCGACCGCGTGCGCGTCGTCAACGGCAGCTTGCGCGCCATGGGCTAA
- a CDS encoding glycine zipper 2TM domain-containing protein — MQIIKKIAATTSVAALLLSLTACANMSGQDKNTAIGAGIGAVAGSVLTGGSAVGAVGGAAVGGVIGNQVKPK, encoded by the coding sequence ATGCAAATCATTAAAAAAATCGCCGCTACCACTTCCGTTGCCGCCTTGCTGTTGAGCTTGACCGCTTGCGCCAACATGTCCGGCCAGGATAAAAACACGGCCATCGGCGCCGGTATCGGCGCCGTTGCCGGCTCCGTGCTGACGGGCGGCAGCGCCGTCGGCGCAGTCGGCGGCGCCGCCGTCGGTGGCGTGATCGGTAATCAGGTCAAGCCGAAGTAA
- a CDS encoding AsmA family protein, with protein MPLSRRQKIALASTAVLIALPVTAAIVLSNMDWNRAKPWLNARASDALGRPFAIVGDLALTWRQPATTGQKTWRDYLPWPHLQAKDVRLGNPSSMADTDGQAQLASVSQLAFSLNPLALLDKKIIIPQLRFDTPQVRLLRSKDGKNNWTFDKQEQPSPWQLELQSVVFSKGSVTLDDGVSKTAMRADVDTLAGDARYGIAWTLSGTYRGETVKGGGKAGGVLSLQRQGTPFPIQADMRASGSSVAIEGTLTRPADLAALDVRLKLSGPSMARLYPLTGVLLPETPHFSTEGHLTGTLAPRGGEWVYDQFSGKVGSSDIGGKLAFSASTPRKRLTGEVHSRLLQFSDLGPLVGADSSASKKERGVPSTQPAGRVLPVETFKTERWTSLDADVRYTADKITRDAELPISKLDTHVVLTDGVLSLTPLNFNVAGGTLTSQIKLDGSGKVIANGIAAELKASARHLHIQQLFPRLPALQASVGEINGDASLSATGNSVATLLGSSNGEVRALINRGSISKLLLEEMGLNIGSVVLAKLSGDKQVRLNCMAADFAVTKGLMRTRQFIVDTDDAILNIDGTVNLADERLDLTLRPDSKGLRVFSLRSPLYVHGTFSKPDVSVDKGVLALRAGGALALAVVAPVAALLPLVNTGPVEDSECAALLAQARVKPVAPKPGKTARKSR; from the coding sequence ATGCCGCTCTCCCGCCGTCAGAAAATCGCCCTTGCCAGCACCGCCGTGCTCATCGCCCTGCCCGTCACCGCCGCCATCGTCCTGTCGAACATGGATTGGAACCGCGCCAAGCCCTGGCTCAATGCGCGCGCCAGCGACGCGCTGGGACGGCCGTTTGCCATCGTGGGCGACCTGGCGCTGACGTGGCGGCAACCGGCAACTACGGGGCAAAAAACCTGGCGCGACTATCTGCCCTGGCCGCACCTGCAGGCCAAGGATGTGCGCCTGGGCAACCCGAGCAGCATGGCGGACACGGATGGCCAGGCGCAACTGGCCAGCGTCAGCCAGCTGGCGTTCTCGCTCAACCCGCTGGCCCTGCTGGACAAGAAAATCATCATCCCGCAATTGCGCTTCGACACGCCGCAGGTGCGCTTGCTGCGCAGCAAGGATGGCAAAAATAACTGGACCTTCGACAAGCAGGAGCAGCCATCGCCGTGGCAGCTGGAACTGCAAAGCGTGGTCTTCAGCAAGGGCAGCGTGACCCTGGACGATGGCGTCAGCAAAACGGCGATGCGCGCCGATGTCGACACCCTCGCGGGCGATGCGCGCTACGGCATCGCCTGGACACTGTCGGGCACCTACCGCGGCGAAACCGTCAAGGGCGGCGGCAAGGCGGGCGGCGTGCTGTCGCTGCAGCGGCAAGGCACGCCCTTCCCCATCCAGGCCGACATGCGCGCGAGCGGCAGCAGCGTGGCCATCGAAGGCACGCTGACGCGCCCGGCGGACTTGGCCGCGCTCGACGTGCGCCTGAAGCTATCCGGACCCAGCATGGCGCGCCTGTATCCCTTGACGGGCGTGCTGCTGCCGGAAACGCCGCATTTCAGCACGGAAGGCCATTTGACGGGCACCCTGGCACCGCGTGGCGGCGAATGGGTGTACGACCAGTTCAGCGGCAAGGTGGGTTCGAGCGACATCGGCGGCAAGCTGGCCTTTTCCGCCAGCACGCCGCGCAAGCGCCTGACGGGTGAAGTGCACTCGCGCCTGCTGCAATTTTCCGACCTCGGTCCGCTGGTGGGCGCTGATTCCAGCGCCAGCAAGAAGGAACGGGGCGTGCCGTCGACGCAACCGGCCGGCCGCGTGCTGCCGGTGGAAACCTTCAAGACGGAGCGGTGGACCAGCCTGGACGCCGACGTGCGCTACACGGCCGACAAGATCACGCGCGACGCCGAGCTGCCGATCAGCAAGCTCGACACGCATGTGGTGCTGACGGATGGCGTGCTGTCATTGACGCCGCTCAACTTCAACGTGGCGGGCGGCACCCTGACGTCGCAAATCAAGCTCGACGGCAGCGGCAAGGTCATCGCCAACGGCATCGCGGCCGAACTCAAGGCCAGCGCCCGCCATCTGCACATCCAGCAACTGTTCCCCCGCCTGCCGGCCCTGCAGGCCAGCGTGGGCGAAATCAATGGCGATGCATCGCTGTCGGCCACGGGCAATTCCGTCGCCACCCTGCTGGGCAGTTCGAACGGCGAAGTGCGTGCGCTGATCAACCGGGGCAGCATCAGCAAACTGTTGCTGGAAGAAATGGGCTTGAACATCGGCAGTGTCGTGCTGGCCAAACTGTCTGGCGACAAGCAGGTCAGGCTGAACTGCATGGCCGCCGACTTCGCCGTCACCAAGGGCTTGATGCGCACGCGCCAGTTCATCGTCGACACCGATGACGCCATCCTCAATATCGATGGCACGGTGAACCTGGCCGATGAACGGCTGGACCTGACCCTGCGGCCCGACAGCAAGGGCTTGCGCGTCTTTTCGCTGCGCTCGCCCCTGTATGTGCATGGCACGTTCAGCAAGCCCGACGTGAGCGTCGACAAGGGCGTGCTGGCCCTGCGCGCCGGTGGCGCCCTGGCGCTGGCCGTGGTGGCGCCCGTGGCGGCGCTGCTGCCGTTGGTCAATACCGGCCCCGTCGAAGATAGCGAATGCGCGGCGCTGCTGGCCCAGGCGCGCGTGAAACCGGTGGCGCCGAAACCGGGCAAGACAGCGCGCAAAAGCCGCTGA
- a CDS encoding M16 family metallopeptidase: MKPITALLLAAGILSPSFILAATPVEAAPTQKAGKAAANRGAAVKVTSVEGITEYRLANGLRVLLFPDASKPTLTTNIVYLVGSRHENYGETGMAHLLEHLLFKPSANFGIKKGSKTPVEILNSTGAQFNGTTWYDRTNYYATFPANDDNLRQMLAMEADRMVNAAIDQNDLWNPKTQKGEMTVVRNEFEMGESDPIGVTSERIQAIAYDWHNYGKSTIGARSDIEQVNIPRLRAFYHKYYQPDNAVLMVAGRFDEAKVLQQINDLFGKIPKPTRVIEPTYTAEPVQDGERAVTVRRSGGTQFVGAGYHVAPSGNPDAVAIEVLGHVLTDAPAGRLHKALVETKLASKIEYNSVSNLEPGYNLFGALVPVDGNLDAAQAAMLKVLEELKSQPITDAEVARVKQQLNKQIELATSNTARLTIALTESLAAGDWRLFFLQRDQLDKLTTAQVQAAAEKYLKSSNRTLGRFIPTDAPDRTVVPAYADVAPQLAGYTGRAVVAQGEAFDPSPENIEARTQRFTLPNGLKGALLPKKTKGSTVSVVLKLQIGSEESLRGKGQVGSYTANLLSRGTDKLSRQEVKDKFDQLGTQVAITGGAEGVTAMLMGKRENLPAAMDLLAQVLQKPALNATEFLELQRERVGRAEQELPEPQPLAVNAFRRLLDATPEGHVRHVATLPAELAQWKAITVSDVKAFHGAYYGASNATFAAVGDFDPAALKAQVASLYGSWKAPQPYVRIPDAVKPVSGEKVTLETPDKANSVLFAIQPIPLKDDAASYPALLMANHMLGGGALRSRLADRIRQKEGLSYGVGSQVSIPSREPAGYWMAYAISAPQNTVKVEAALREEIAKVLADGFTEAELAEAKKGWLQSQEVGRTQDSGLARELAGYLAEDRTMAYDKDLETKVAALTLAQVNQGLRDYLKPSAVSVVTAGDFAKVAKEGESGAKATTSK, encoded by the coding sequence TTGAAACCAATTACCGCACTCCTGCTTGCCGCCGGCATCCTCTCGCCGTCGTTCATCCTGGCCGCCACCCCGGTGGAAGCCGCACCGACCCAGAAAGCCGGCAAGGCCGCAGCCAACCGCGGCGCCGCCGTCAAAGTCACGTCCGTCGAAGGCATCACTGAATACCGGCTGGCCAACGGCTTGCGCGTGCTGTTGTTCCCCGATGCCAGCAAGCCGACCCTGACCACCAACATCGTCTACCTGGTCGGTTCGCGCCATGAAAACTATGGCGAAACGGGCATGGCCCACTTGCTGGAACACTTGCTGTTCAAGCCCAGCGCCAACTTTGGCATCAAGAAGGGCAGCAAGACCCCCGTCGAGATCCTGAACTCGACGGGCGCGCAGTTCAACGGCACCACCTGGTATGACCGCACCAATTACTACGCGACCTTCCCCGCCAACGACGACAACCTGCGCCAGATGCTGGCCATGGAAGCGGACCGCATGGTCAACGCGGCCATCGACCAGAACGACCTGTGGAACCCGAAGACGCAAAAAGGTGAAATGACCGTCGTGCGCAACGAGTTCGAAATGGGCGAGAGCGATCCGATCGGCGTGACGAGCGAACGCATCCAGGCCATTGCCTACGATTGGCACAACTATGGCAAGTCGACCATCGGCGCCCGTTCCGACATCGAGCAGGTGAACATTCCCCGCTTGCGCGCGTTTTATCATAAATATTATCAGCCAGATAACGCTGTACTGATGGTGGCAGGCCGCTTCGATGAAGCCAAGGTCTTGCAACAGATCAATGACCTGTTTGGCAAGATCCCGAAACCCACGCGCGTGATCGAACCGACCTACACGGCCGAGCCCGTGCAAGATGGCGAGCGCGCCGTGACGGTGCGCCGCAGCGGCGGCACGCAATTCGTCGGCGCCGGCTACCACGTGGCGCCATCCGGCAACCCGGACGCCGTCGCCATCGAGGTGCTCGGCCACGTGCTGACGGACGCCCCGGCTGGCCGCCTGCACAAGGCGCTGGTGGAAACCAAGCTGGCCAGCAAGATTGAATACAACTCGGTAAGCAACCTGGAGCCGGGCTACAACCTGTTCGGCGCGCTGGTGCCCGTCGATGGCAACCTCGATGCGGCGCAAGCGGCCATGCTGAAAGTGCTGGAAGAGCTGAAATCGCAGCCCATCACGGACGCGGAAGTGGCGCGCGTGAAGCAGCAATTGAACAAACAGATCGAACTGGCCACCTCGAACACGGCGCGCCTGACGATTGCCCTGACGGAATCGCTGGCGGCCGGCGACTGGCGCCTGTTCTTCCTGCAACGCGACCAGCTCGACAAGCTGACGACGGCGCAGGTGCAGGCGGCCGCCGAGAAATACCTGAAGAGCTCGAACCGCACCTTGGGCCGTTTCATCCCCACCGATGCGCCGGACCGCACCGTCGTGCCGGCCTACGCCGACGTGGCGCCGCAACTGGCCGGCTACACGGGCCGCGCCGTCGTGGCGCAGGGCGAAGCGTTCGACCCGAGCCCCGAGAATATCGAAGCGCGCACCCAGCGCTTCACCTTGCCGAACGGCTTGAAGGGCGCCTTGCTGCCGAAGAAAACCAAGGGCAGCACCGTCAGCGTCGTGCTGAAATTGCAGATCGGCAGCGAAGAGAGCTTGCGCGGCAAGGGACAAGTGGGCAGCTACACGGCCAATCTGTTGTCGCGCGGCACGGATAAACTGTCGCGCCAGGAAGTGAAGGACAAGTTCGACCAGCTGGGCACGCAAGTGGCCATCACGGGCGGCGCCGAGGGCGTGACCGCCATGCTGATGGGCAAGCGCGAGAACTTGCCGGCCGCCATGGACCTGCTGGCGCAAGTGTTGCAAAAGCCGGCCCTGAACGCAACGGAATTCCTGGAATTGCAGCGCGAAAGAGTGGGCCGTGCCGAGCAGGAATTGCCTGAACCGCAGCCGCTGGCCGTGAACGCCTTCCGTCGCCTGCTCGACGCCACGCCGGAAGGCCATGTGCGCCACGTGGCCACCCTGCCGGCCGAGCTGGCACAATGGAAAGCCATCACGGTGAGCGATGTGAAAGCCTTCCACGGCGCCTACTATGGCGCGTCGAACGCCACCTTTGCTGCCGTAGGCGACTTCGACCCGGCCGCGCTGAAGGCGCAAGTGGCCAGCCTGTACGGCAGCTGGAAGGCGCCGCAGCCGTATGTGCGCATTCCCGACGCCGTCAAGCCCGTCAGCGGCGAGAAAGTCACGCTGGAAACGCCGGACAAGGCGAATAGCGTGCTGTTCGCCATCCAGCCGATTCCCCTCAAGGATGACGCCGCCAGCTATCCGGCCTTGCTGATGGCCAATCACATGCTCGGTGGCGGCGCCTTGCGCAGCCGCCTGGCCGACCGCATCCGCCAGAAGGAAGGCCTGTCGTACGGCGTGGGTTCGCAAGTGAGCATCCCGTCGCGCGAGCCGGCCGGCTACTGGATGGCCTACGCCATCAGCGCGCCGCAAAACACGGTCAAGGTGGAAGCGGCACTGCGCGAGGAAATCGCCAAGGTGCTGGCCGACGGCTTCACGGAAGCGGAACTGGCCGAGGCGAAGAAGGGCTGGCTGCAATCCCAGGAAGTGGGCCGCACGCAGGACAGCGGCCTGGCGCGCGAACTGGCCGGCTACCTTGCCGAAGACCGCACCATGGCTTACGACAAGGATCTGGAAACGAAAGTGGCCGCCTTGACCCTGGCGCAAGTGAACCAGGGCTTGCGCGATTACCTGAAGCCATCGGCCGTGTCGGTCGTGACGGCGGGCGATTTTGCCAAGGTGGCGAAAGAGGGTGAGAGCGGCGCCAAGGCAACGACGTCGAAGTAA
- a CDS encoding OmpA family protein, whose translation MLVIALAASGCADMSSTQRGTATGAGIGAGLGALIGGTTGGGSSGRTAGGALLGAAAGAVVGNIWSNRMENQKRAMEQATQGTGVQVSQTADNRLKMEIPSDISFDTNRADIKGNFRPILDRFAATLNENPNTTVSIVGHTDSTGSASINEPLSVERAAHTRDYLAMRGVSPTRVVTEGRGAREPIASNADASGRARNRRVEIYVAEMAPR comes from the coding sequence ATGCTGGTGATCGCACTGGCCGCCAGCGGCTGCGCGGACATGTCCTCGACGCAACGCGGCACAGCCACGGGCGCCGGCATCGGCGCGGGCCTGGGCGCCTTGATCGGCGGCACCACCGGTGGCGGCAGCAGCGGCCGTACGGCCGGCGGCGCCCTGCTCGGCGCGGCAGCGGGCGCCGTGGTCGGCAATATCTGGTCGAACCGCATGGAAAACCAGAAGCGCGCGATGGAACAAGCGACACAGGGTACCGGTGTGCAAGTGTCGCAGACGGCCGATAACCGCCTGAAAATGGAAATCCCCAGCGATATTTCCTTCGACACCAACCGCGCCGACATCAAGGGCAACTTCCGCCCGATTCTCGACCGCTTTGCCGCTACCCTGAATGAAAACCCGAACACGACGGTCAGCATCGTCGGCCACACGGACAGCACGGGCAGCGCTTCCATCAACGAACCGCTGTCGGTGGAACGCGCGGCCCACACGCGCGACTACCTGGCCATGCGCGGCGTATCGCCAACGCGCGTCGTCACGGAAGGCCGCGGCGCCCGCGAGCCGATCGCCTCGAATGCCGATGCCTCGGGACGCGCACGCAATCGCCGCGTGGAAATCTACGTAGCCGAAATGGCGCCACGCTAA
- a CDS encoding phage holin family protein produces MDKSASSHQGPGLIGSVAGLARNAVGLMLSRLELATIELSEVRNHMLQLIVIFALATVAGLFAIAYGSVLIVFLAWDSLGWKILAIMTVVFVLLAIALVMYARAMLRQGKLSMPATMAELKADRDMLM; encoded by the coding sequence ATGGACAAGTCTGCTTCGTCTCACCAGGGGCCGGGATTGATCGGCTCGGTCGCCGGCCTGGCCAGGAACGCCGTCGGACTGATGTTGTCGCGGCTGGAACTGGCCACCATCGAACTGTCGGAAGTGCGCAATCACATGCTGCAGCTGATTGTCATTTTCGCGCTGGCGACGGTGGCGGGCTTGTTTGCCATCGCTTACGGCAGCGTGCTGATCGTTTTCCTGGCCTGGGATAGCCTGGGCTGGAAGATCCTCGCGATCATGACGGTCGTGTTCGTACTGCTGGCCATCGCGCTGGTCATGTATGCGCGCGCCATGCTGCGTCAAGGAAAGCTGTCGATGCCCGCCACCATGGCGGAATTGAAGGCCGACCGCGACATGCTGATGTAA
- a CDS encoding DUF4398 domain-containing protein: protein MTNRDSITTPMTALAACLTAVVLMTGCSSLKTPATADVAVSRAAVDNAASAGAAELAPDEMRSAREKMRMANQALKDRDYKLARDLADQAQADAKLAQSKANSAKATSAADEINENIRVMREELDRANQQAPKQ from the coding sequence ATGACAAACCGAGATTCCATCACAACCCCCATGACCGCTCTGGCCGCCTGCCTCACCGCCGTTGTTCTGATGACGGGCTGCTCCAGCCTGAAAACGCCAGCCACGGCTGATGTCGCCGTGTCGCGCGCCGCCGTCGATAACGCCGCCAGCGCCGGCGCCGCCGAACTGGCCCCCGATGAAATGCGTTCGGCCCGCGAGAAAATGCGCATGGCTAACCAAGCCTTGAAAGACCGCGACTACAAACTGGCGCGCGACCTGGCCGACCAGGCGCAAGCCGATGCCAAGCTGGCGCAAAGCAAGGCCAACTCGGCCAAGGCCACCAGCGCGGCCGATGAAATCAACGAGAACATCCGCGTCATGCGAGAAGAACTCGACCGTGCCAATCAGCAAGCTCCAAAACAATAA